In Streptomyces sp. NBC_00483, a single window of DNA contains:
- the tpg gene encoding telomere-protecting terminal protein Tpg — MSLFADGLDAAVQKAFTRPAPKRAGPQMRYLVRQLGGTRKAAQLLGVSQRTVERYVKDQIKKPRPDLAARLEREVKRRWQPQVRAKARQKAASTDGLVIDTRARMGYTAPIGTTDQDRIRHLTVALPPVHAGRLFDARQAGASDEELRRIAADALREVYFQDGGRRAGSLEEVRFTDIEHLEFDL, encoded by the coding sequence ATGAGCCTGTTCGCCGATGGTCTGGACGCCGCGGTGCAGAAGGCGTTCACGCGCCCGGCACCCAAGAGGGCGGGCCCGCAGATGCGCTACCTGGTCAGACAGCTGGGCGGCACCAGGAAGGCGGCCCAATTGCTGGGCGTCTCCCAGCGCACCGTCGAGCGCTATGTGAAGGACCAGATCAAAAAGCCCCGCCCGGATCTCGCCGCGCGCCTGGAACGCGAGGTGAAGAGGCGCTGGCAGCCGCAGGTCCGCGCCAAGGCGCGGCAGAAGGCGGCCAGCACGGACGGCCTCGTCATCGACACCCGCGCCCGCATGGGCTACACCGCCCCGATCGGCACCACCGACCAGGACCGCATCCGGCACCTGACCGTCGCGCTGCCGCCCGTCCACGCCGGCCGCCTCTTCGATGCCCGGCAGGCCGGCGCCTCCGATGAGGAACTCCGCCGGATCGCGGCCGACGCGCTGCGCGAGGTGTACTTCCAGGACGGCGGCCGCCGCGCGGGCAGCCTGGAAGAGGTCCGCTTCACCGATATCGAGCACCTGGAGTTCGACCTGTAG
- a CDS encoding class I SAM-dependent methyltransferase translates to MAELSYLTAVRESYDTVAADYVQRVPSPAEMDPLSRAMPAGFAELVRMAALGPVADLGCGPGRVTAHLAGPGVPAFGVDLSPKMVGPARSAYPKLRFTEGSMTALETGDGELGGILAWYSTHHTPPQWLPAVFAEFHRTLAPGGHLLWGDYVGNERLQPTHGHGRPVSYESYLLPLDRMAGLLEQAGLAVTARLEQEPGQHVTRPHACLLARKPDVMGTAGARP, encoded by the coding sequence GTGGCTGAGCTCTCCTACCTGACCGCCGTCCGCGAGTCCTACGACACGGTCGCCGCCGACTACGTCCAACGCGTCCCGTCGCCGGCCGAGATGGACCCGCTGTCCCGCGCGATGCCGGCCGGGTTCGCCGAACTCGTGCGGATGGCCGCTCTGGGGCCGGTCGCGGACCTGGGGTGCGGCCCCGGCCGCGTGACGGCGCACCTGGCCGGACCGGGGGTGCCCGCCTTCGGTGTCGACCTGTCGCCGAAGATGGTCGGGCCGGCCAGAAGCGCCTACCCAAAGCTGCGGTTCACCGAGGGCTCGATGACCGCGCTGGAGACGGGGGACGGCGAACTCGGCGGCATCCTGGCCTGGTACTCCACCCATCACACGCCCCCGCAATGGCTGCCGGCGGTGTTCGCCGAGTTCCACCGCACGCTCGCGCCCGGCGGCCACCTGCTCTGGGGAGACTACGTCGGCAACGAGCGGCTGCAGCCGACCCACGGCCACGGCCGACCGGTGTCCTACGAGTCGTACCTCCTGCCCCTGGACCGCATGGCCGGCCTGCTGGAGCAGGCCGGCCTCGCCGTCACCGCACGACTGGAACAGGAACCCGGCCAACACGTGACCAGGCCGCACGCCTGCCTCCTGGCCCGCAAGCCCGATGTGATGGGCACTGCCGGGGCCCGTCCCTGA
- a CDS encoding MerR family transcriptional regulator, whose amino-acid sequence MTSTGAPMQSLGIGEVAERTGLSVHALRFYEREGLLVGPLQRTSGGRRRYTALDVDWLLICVKLRASGMPLADLKHFAELVRHGPGNEEQRLRLLDTHRRRVDAQIQALEECRSLIAWKTGVYAEHLARGEAGGLWDPTA is encoded by the coding sequence ATGACCAGCACCGGGGCTCCTATGCAGTCGCTGGGCATCGGCGAGGTCGCCGAACGGACCGGGCTGAGCGTGCACGCCCTGCGCTTCTACGAGCGCGAGGGCCTGCTCGTCGGGCCTCTCCAGCGCACATCCGGCGGCCGCCGGCGCTACACCGCCCTCGATGTCGACTGGCTGCTGATCTGCGTCAAGCTCCGCGCATCCGGCATGCCGCTCGCCGACCTCAAACACTTCGCCGAACTCGTCCGCCACGGACCGGGCAACGAGGAGCAACGTCTGCGGCTGCTGGACACCCACCGCCGACGCGTCGACGCACAGATCCAGGCCCTGGAGGAATGCCGGTCCCTCATCGCCTGGAAGACCGGCGTCTACGCCGAACACCTCGCCCGCGGTGAAGCCGGCGGCCTGTGGGACCCGACCGCCTGA
- a CDS encoding oxidoreductase: protein MSFTDQQQPRGSPFSASSTAEDVMAGLDLSARTAVVSGGYSGLGLETTRALAAAGARVIVPARRPDAARAALKEVNNCEVIAMDLADLAGVRAACAYIGDRFGRLDLLMAVAGVMATAQRRVGPGWEGQLTANHFGHFTLACELYPLLAAADGARVVVNSSAGHALTGIRWHDPHFRTGYDKWLAYGQAKTANALFAVHLDAVGQGDGVRAFALHPGRIITALQREMTLREQIDRGWVDEHGTVIGDGFKTPSQGAATGLWAATSPLLAHRGGLYLEDCDVARVCAPGTPMDDGGVRAHAVDPGEAARLWDLSLAATGATPIT from the coding sequence ATGTCCTTCACCGATCAGCAGCAGCCCCGCGGCTCGCCCTTCTCCGCCTCCAGCACCGCCGAAGACGTCATGGCCGGCCTCGACCTCTCCGCAAGGACGGCCGTGGTGAGCGGGGGCTACTCGGGGCTCGGCCTGGAGACCACCCGGGCGCTGGCGGCCGCCGGAGCCCGGGTCATCGTTCCCGCACGCCGCCCCGACGCTGCCCGTGCCGCGCTGAAGGAGGTGAACAACTGCGAGGTCATTGCCATGGACCTGGCCGACCTCGCCGGTGTCCGCGCAGCCTGCGCGTACATCGGCGACCGTTTCGGGCGGCTCGATCTCCTGATGGCTGTCGCCGGGGTCATGGCCACAGCGCAGCGGCGCGTCGGGCCCGGCTGGGAGGGCCAGCTCACCGCCAACCACTTCGGGCACTTCACCCTCGCCTGCGAGCTCTACCCGCTGCTGGCCGCCGCGGACGGCGCGCGCGTCGTCGTCAACAGCTCCGCCGGACACGCCCTGACCGGCATCCGCTGGCACGATCCGCACTTTCGTACCGGCTACGACAAGTGGCTGGCCTACGGCCAGGCCAAGACCGCCAACGCCCTGTTCGCGGTCCACCTCGACGCCGTCGGGCAGGGCGACGGGGTGCGGGCCTTCGCCCTGCACCCCGGCAGGATCATCACCGCTCTCCAGCGGGAGATGACACTCCGGGAGCAGATCGACCGCGGCTGGGTGGACGAGCACGGCACGGTCATCGGCGACGGTTTCAAAACCCCCTCCCAGGGGGCCGCCACCGGCCTGTGGGCCGCCACGTCCCCGCTCCTCGCCCACCGGGGCGGCCTCTACCTGGAGGACTGCGACGTCGCCCGCGTCTGCGCCCCCGGCACCCCCATGGACGACGGCGGCGTCCGCGCCCACGCCGTCGACCCCGGCGAGGCGGCCCGGCTCTGGGACCTGTCCCTCGCCGCGACCGGCGCCACGCCGATCACCTAG
- a CDS encoding acyl-CoA thioester hydrolase/BAAT C-terminal domain-containing protein, translating into MVVIERELTEPWEGVLVAPACGSGIGVVVLAGSSGRIERERARILAQQGMTALSIRWFGGPGQAPGICEVPLETFTAAVGFLRANGAERIGVLGSSKGAEAALLTAVHDPRVDVVIALSPTSRVWCNVGPGRDGAQRPYRSSWTWREQALPFVPLDDSWTPAKPGSGPVAIRGWYERSELTFAHLLTPAEIAVEQARVDLLLVAGGDDAMWPSLPFAEQLAGRRRLVGAPVRLIVRHDAGHRTRFPGESAASASPQFLYGGTPEADAALGAAAWPHILNSLRGGG; encoded by the coding sequence GTGGTTGTCATTGAGCGGGAGCTGACCGAGCCCTGGGAAGGTGTTCTGGTCGCTCCCGCCTGCGGCAGTGGCATCGGCGTTGTGGTGCTGGCGGGTTCCAGCGGGCGTATCGAACGGGAGAGAGCGCGCATCCTCGCCCAGCAGGGCATGACGGCCTTGTCGATCCGCTGGTTCGGCGGGCCGGGCCAGGCTCCGGGAATCTGCGAGGTCCCCCTGGAGACCTTCACCGCCGCCGTCGGCTTCCTCCGGGCGAACGGGGCGGAACGCATCGGCGTGCTGGGCAGCTCCAAGGGGGCCGAGGCGGCTCTGCTGACGGCGGTGCACGATCCGCGCGTGGACGTGGTGATCGCGCTGTCGCCCACGTCTCGCGTCTGGTGCAACGTCGGACCGGGGCGCGACGGAGCGCAGCGCCCTTATCGATCGTCCTGGACCTGGCGGGAACAGGCGCTGCCTTTCGTCCCGCTGGATGATTCCTGGACTCCCGCCAAGCCGGGCAGCGGGCCGGTCGCCATCCGCGGATGGTACGAACGCAGCGAGCTGACGTTCGCTCACCTGCTTACTCCAGCGGAGATCGCCGTGGAGCAGGCTCGGGTCGATCTCCTGCTGGTCGCAGGCGGAGACGATGCGATGTGGCCGTCCCTTCCCTTCGCCGAACAACTGGCCGGGCGCCGACGCTTGGTTGGGGCCCCCGTGCGTCTGATCGTCCGCCATGATGCCGGCCACCGGACGCGGTTTCCTGGTGAGAGTGCCGCGTCGGCATCCCCGCAATTCCTGTACGGAGGCACGCCCGAAGCCGACGCGGCCTTGGGGGCGGCTGCCTGGCCCCACATCCTCAACTCGCTCCGCGGCGGGGGCTGA
- a CDS encoding cold-shock protein produces the protein MASGTVKWFNSEKGFGFIEQDGGGPDVFAHYSNISGNGYRELTEGEKVSFDVTQGQKGPQAENIVRG, from the coding sequence ATGGCCAGCGGCACCGTGAAGTGGTTCAACAGCGAGAAGGGCTTCGGCTTCATCGAGCAGGACGGCGGGGGCCCCGACGTGTTTGCCCACTACTCCAACATCTCCGGCAACGGCTACCGCGAGCTCACCGAGGGCGAAAAGGTCAGCTTCGACGTCACCCAGGGCCAGAAGGGCCCGCAGGCCGAGAACATCGTGCGCGGCTAA
- a CDS encoding AraC family transcriptional regulator ligand-binding domain-containing protein, translated as MSASGRVPAGTVPPHVTRLLLRAGQAAGLDRSRLAKVAGLASLDDEAVRLPSASLVRIWEEWAARLRDLGGGSLPWRLWRPGSLGVWDYLFTSADTLTEAFEHADRHAAVVTDPSESFTPVHDAAGLTVTFHGRFASHPIFPIIAEFAVSMILTAAASGAGRPLTPLRVTLTGPAPRRHGHLAETYGTRNIAFGAETPSVTFSAADTNRPLPRADPVLAAILRDHARTRVATSRAVLSWLDRFRGEVELSLTHGAPDLTHIAHRLGMSPRTVQRRLHEEDTTWRTELECARRRRVEQLLATSLTVESIATRTGYTDPRSLRRALHRWYGQGPAELRRPRTSP; from the coding sequence GTGTCCGCATCCGGTCGGGTTCCGGCCGGAACCGTTCCCCCGCACGTGACGCGGCTGCTGCTGCGCGCGGGACAGGCGGCGGGACTGGACCGAAGCCGGCTGGCGAAGGTGGCCGGGCTGGCAAGCCTGGACGACGAGGCCGTGCGGCTGCCCTCGGCCTCGCTCGTACGGATATGGGAGGAGTGGGCGGCTCGGCTGCGCGACCTCGGCGGCGGCTCGCTGCCCTGGCGGCTGTGGCGCCCCGGCTCGCTCGGCGTGTGGGACTACCTGTTCACCAGCGCCGATACGCTCACGGAAGCATTCGAGCACGCCGACCGCCACGCGGCAGTCGTCACCGATCCGTCGGAGTCGTTCACACCGGTGCACGATGCCGCCGGACTCACCGTCACCTTCCACGGCCGGTTCGCCAGCCACCCGATCTTCCCGATCATCGCCGAGTTCGCCGTGTCGATGATCCTCACCGCGGCCGCCTCGGGCGCCGGCCGCCCGCTGACCCCGCTCCGGGTGACCCTCACCGGCCCTGCGCCGCGCCGGCACGGGCACCTGGCCGAGACGTACGGCACCCGCAACATCGCGTTCGGCGCGGAGACGCCCTCCGTCACCTTCTCGGCCGCCGACACGAACCGGCCCCTGCCGCGGGCGGATCCGGTACTGGCAGCCATCCTGCGCGACCACGCGCGCACCAGGGTGGCCACCTCCCGCGCCGTGCTGTCGTGGCTCGACCGCTTCCGCGGCGAGGTCGAACTGAGCCTCACCCACGGCGCACCCGACCTCACCCACATCGCCCACAGACTGGGGATGTCACCCCGCACGGTGCAGCGCCGCCTCCACGAAGAGGACACCACCTGGCGCACGGAGCTGGAATGCGCCCGCCGGCGGCGCGTGGAGCAGCTGCTCGCGACCTCACTGACCGTGGAGTCGATCGCGACCCGCACCGGCTACACCGACCCGCGCTCCCTGCGCCGCGCCCTCCACCGCTGGTACGGCCAGGGCCCCGCCGAACTGCGCCGCCCCCGCACCTCGCCGTAA
- a CDS encoding ATP-binding protein → MTHALVWTLGAIALISVAANVALITRNRAVTAKRRQAEAAQKQELSRATAQLAAQQGELAAARSERESVIAGAREAAEDSTKSVLKGAASFLQSLAAEQTALLDTVQRKHGGHEVLSDLLDVAHANAQMARKAQGIAVMCGAPLGRRNRPASVYDVVQNAKGQIRNFQRVSIMQQSGLALKASAVTPVALAVAELLDNAASFSQHDAPIEVTFQRVQGNLCIVIDDAGVSMNDEDRQRATALLSGDEAPRLQQLGTQPKFGFPVIGLIARQHGFRVDVTGVSRYGGVRAVVRLPEELWTMEEATPKAAAPAPAPAPAPHPATAPVRQGPGPSGVAPQRTAHGLPKRAARQTPTASPAAGRAPRPVDEATQTGPRASSRGLGAFQRGTLEARADESPLGEGSDER, encoded by the coding sequence ATGACCCACGCACTTGTGTGGACCCTGGGTGCGATTGCGCTGATATCCGTCGCCGCGAATGTCGCACTCATTACCCGCAACCGAGCGGTGACCGCGAAGAGACGCCAGGCCGAGGCCGCGCAGAAACAGGAGCTGAGCCGCGCCACCGCGCAACTCGCGGCCCAACAGGGCGAGTTGGCTGCGGCCCGCTCCGAGCGGGAGAGCGTCATCGCCGGGGCGCGCGAGGCCGCGGAGGACAGCACGAAGAGCGTCCTCAAGGGCGCGGCGAGCTTCCTGCAGAGCCTTGCGGCCGAACAGACCGCCCTGCTGGACACCGTGCAGCGCAAGCACGGCGGCCACGAGGTGCTCAGCGACCTCCTCGACGTGGCGCACGCGAACGCCCAGATGGCACGCAAGGCACAGGGCATCGCGGTGATGTGCGGTGCGCCGCTGGGCCGCCGCAACCGGCCGGCCAGCGTGTACGACGTCGTGCAGAACGCGAAGGGCCAGATCCGCAACTTCCAGCGCGTGTCGATCATGCAGCAGAGTGGTCTCGCCCTCAAGGCGTCCGCGGTCACGCCGGTGGCGCTGGCGGTCGCCGAGCTGCTGGACAACGCGGCGAGCTTCTCGCAGCACGACGCTCCGATCGAGGTCACGTTCCAGCGTGTCCAGGGCAACCTCTGCATCGTCATCGACGACGCCGGCGTCAGCATGAACGACGAGGACCGGCAGCGGGCGACCGCCCTGCTCTCCGGCGACGAGGCGCCGCGGCTGCAGCAGCTGGGCACGCAGCCCAAGTTCGGTTTCCCCGTGATCGGCCTGATCGCCCGTCAGCACGGCTTCCGGGTGGACGTCACCGGGGTCTCCCGCTACGGCGGAGTGCGGGCCGTCGTCCGACTGCCCGAGGAGTTGTGGACCATGGAAGAGGCGACCCCCAAGGCCGCGGCGCCGGCTCCCGCTCCCGCCCCGGCCCCCCACCCTGCGACCGCCCCCGTGCGGCAGGGCCCGGGCCCGTCCGGGGTCGCTCCCCAGCGCACCGCGCACGGACTGCCCAAGCGTGCTGCCCGGCAGACGCCGACGGCCTCCCCGGCCGCGGGCCGTGCGCCCCGTCCGGTGGACGAGGCCACGCAGACCGGGCCGCGGGCATCCAGCCGGGGCCTGGGTGCGTTCCAGCGCGGCACCCTTGAAGCCCGCGCCGATGAGTCCCCCCTGGGCGAAGGGTCTGATGAGCGGTGA
- a CDS encoding roadblock/LC7 domain-containing protein has product MLDDIVNNVPGARHAVLLSADGLPRASTEGLGERDLVTISTAMSGIQALSRATAPFVGTAPAASWTQTIIEFQHGWIFLIGAGQGAYLAAAAEPHVDMQQISYRMHRLVARLGHNMTSAPRVDGPQAGRRGSPEPAPGEETADVLKELDVALADVPGARHAVLLGGDGLPRGGTSGLPRDLADRISAAMTGIHANSRAAAQFAGATADVAWQQTAIEFQHGWIFLIAAGDGALLAASADHDCNIEHLTSQLHAAELRIAASAGAGRVPGNV; this is encoded by the coding sequence ATGCTCGATGACATCGTTAACAACGTGCCCGGCGCGCGCCATGCGGTCCTGCTGTCCGCCGACGGCCTGCCCCGTGCATCCACCGAGGGCCTCGGCGAGCGGGACCTGGTGACCATCTCCACGGCCATGTCCGGTATCCAGGCCCTGAGCCGGGCCACGGCGCCCTTCGTCGGAACCGCGCCGGCCGCGTCCTGGACGCAGACCATCATCGAGTTCCAGCACGGCTGGATCTTCCTGATCGGTGCCGGTCAGGGCGCCTATCTGGCGGCGGCCGCGGAACCCCATGTGGACATGCAGCAGATCAGTTACCGCATGCACCGTCTGGTGGCCCGGCTGGGACACAACATGACGTCCGCACCTCGCGTGGACGGTCCGCAGGCAGGCCGGCGCGGCAGCCCCGAGCCGGCGCCCGGTGAGGAGACGGCCGATGTGCTCAAGGAGCTCGATGTGGCGCTCGCCGACGTGCCCGGCGCCCGCCACGCGGTGCTGCTGGGCGGCGACGGCCTGCCGCGCGGCGGCACCTCGGGCCTGCCGCGCGATCTCGCCGACCGGATCTCGGCGGCCATGACCGGCATCCACGCCAACAGCCGGGCGGCCGCGCAGTTCGCGGGCGCGACCGCGGACGTGGCGTGGCAGCAGACGGCCATCGAGTTCCAGCACGGGTGGATCTTCCTCATCGCCGCCGGCGACGGGGCGCTCCTGGCGGCCTCCGCCGACCACGACTGCAACATCGAGCACCTGACGTCCCAGCTGCATGCGGCAGAGCTCAGGATCGCGGCCTCTGCCGGGGCCGGCAGGGTGCCCGGCAATGTCTGA
- a CDS encoding DUF742 domain-containing protein: MSEPSGPDLELTSDLVPLFVITNGRSLPPEHEFEHTAMVTSADGSEAALRALTPEARRVMEVVTGGVLSVAEVAGHTRFPIGVVRILLAQLAEAGLLDVRQPVPAAELVDIDLVRAVRTGLQKKFGV; encoded by the coding sequence ATGTCTGAGCCCAGCGGTCCGGACCTCGAGCTGACGTCCGACCTCGTCCCGCTCTTCGTGATCACGAACGGGCGGTCCCTGCCCCCCGAGCACGAATTCGAGCACACCGCGATGGTGACCTCTGCCGACGGGTCCGAGGCCGCCCTGCGCGCCCTGACACCCGAGGCCCGCAGGGTCATGGAAGTGGTCACCGGCGGAGTCCTGTCCGTCGCCGAGGTCGCCGGCCACACCCGGTTCCCGATCGGCGTCGTGCGCATCCTGCTGGCCCAACTCGCGGAGGCCGGCCTGCTCGACGTCCGCCAGCCGGTCCCGGCCGCCGAACTGGTGGACATCGACCTCGTCCGTGCTGTGCGCACCGGCCTGCAGAAGAAATTCGGAGTGTGA
- a CDS encoding GTP-binding protein encodes MYLDPSVSQAVKVLIVGHFGVGKTTCIGSLSEIKPLRTEEQITMASVGLDDLTNTPNKTTTTVAMDFGRLTLSDSLVLYLFGTPGQERFTEMWEDLSRGALGALVLVDPARIDESFAVLDLVESFGLTYTVGVNSFAGGTEYALKEVHEALNLHPETPIVRCDVRDERSSAEALITLVQHLMTQLAA; translated from the coding sequence GTGTACCTGGATCCCTCTGTCAGCCAGGCCGTGAAGGTGCTCATCGTGGGCCATTTCGGCGTGGGGAAAACCACCTGCATCGGCAGTCTCTCGGAGATCAAACCGCTGCGGACCGAAGAGCAGATCACGATGGCCAGTGTGGGGCTCGACGACCTCACCAACACACCGAACAAGACGACCACCACCGTGGCCATGGACTTCGGCCGCCTCACCCTCTCCGACAGCCTGGTCCTCTACCTGTTCGGCACGCCCGGCCAGGAGCGGTTCACCGAAATGTGGGAGGACCTCTCGCGCGGCGCACTGGGCGCGCTCGTCCTGGTCGACCCCGCGCGCATCGACGAGTCCTTCGCCGTCCTCGACCTCGTCGAGTCCTTCGGTCTCACCTACACGGTCGGTGTGAACTCCTTCGCGGGCGGCACCGAGTACGCCCTCAAGGAGGTGCACGAGGCACTGAACCTCCACCCCGAGACCCCGATCGTGCGGTGCGACGTACGCGACGAGCGTTCCTCCGCCGAGGCACTGATCACCCTCGTGCAGCACCTCATGACCCAGCTCGCCGCCTAG
- a CDS encoding cytochrome P450, with translation MSQPTDPRLIPPGCPAHTQGGNTQLYGTDFAANPEAYYAHLRQAGPSAPVDIAPGVEAELVTSYDAALHILQNPATFPRDARRWNALNEGRVPADSPALPMMAWRRNALFADGADHAKLRQAVTAALATVDERALIRQTQASADYLISGFSSDRHGRAELMAEYAGPLPLLVFSHLFGCPPEIGDRVITGISGIFEGAAGADQILGQALAELIALKHRRPGDDLTTELIRQHTLLTSDRAEADEAVLQQLVTLLSGGTAPLAAAIGTSAALYLGEDWPTGLPVEDAVSQALWSYAPIANYAGHYPTVDIELGERRLRAGDPVLISFAAANTDPRLTEHRAQLNSKAHLAFGAGPHACPAKDPALLIAVTAVECLLNRLPDLELDRPFSALDWVPSPWSRALAALPVRFSPRAVSTASAPYESAAPAVSRPTPGLQPPAAEPAASASTGAGVDDESGQGKKRKAGLFSRFVAWTRGE, from the coding sequence ATGTCCCAGCCGACCGACCCCCGCCTGATACCGCCCGGCTGCCCCGCGCACACCCAGGGCGGCAACACCCAGCTGTACGGGACCGATTTCGCGGCCAACCCCGAGGCCTACTACGCGCACCTGCGACAGGCCGGGCCCAGCGCGCCCGTCGACATCGCCCCCGGCGTCGAGGCCGAACTCGTCACCAGCTACGACGCCGCCCTGCACATCCTGCAGAACCCGGCCACCTTCCCGCGCGACGCGCGCCGCTGGAACGCGCTGAACGAGGGGCGGGTGCCGGCCGACAGCCCGGCCCTGCCGATGATGGCCTGGCGGCGCAACGCCCTGTTCGCCGACGGTGCCGACCACGCCAAGCTGCGCCAGGCCGTCACCGCTGCCCTGGCCACCGTGGACGAGCGTGCGCTGATCCGCCAGACCCAGGCCTCCGCCGACTACCTCATCAGCGGCTTCAGCTCGGACCGGCACGGCCGCGCCGAGCTCATGGCCGAGTACGCCGGCCCCCTGCCCCTGCTGGTCTTCTCCCACCTGTTCGGCTGCCCTCCCGAGATCGGCGACCGGGTCATCACCGGGATCTCCGGCATCTTCGAGGGCGCCGCCGGCGCGGACCAGATCCTCGGCCAGGCGCTCGCCGAGCTGATCGCGCTCAAGCACCGCCGGCCGGGCGACGACCTCACCACCGAGCTGATCCGCCAGCACACCCTCCTCACCAGCGACCGGGCCGAGGCCGACGAGGCCGTGCTCCAGCAGCTCGTCACGCTGCTCTCCGGCGGCACCGCGCCGCTCGCCGCGGCCATCGGCACCAGCGCCGCCCTGTACCTGGGGGAGGACTGGCCCACCGGCCTTCCGGTCGAGGACGCCGTCTCCCAGGCCCTGTGGTCCTACGCGCCGATCGCCAACTACGCCGGTCACTACCCGACGGTGGACATCGAACTCGGCGAGCGGAGGCTGCGGGCCGGCGATCCGGTGCTCATCTCGTTCGCCGCGGCCAACACGGATCCGCGGCTGACCGAGCACCGGGCCCAGCTCAACTCGAAGGCCCATCTCGCGTTCGGGGCGGGACCCCACGCGTGTCCGGCGAAGGACCCGGCGCTGCTGATCGCGGTGACGGCGGTCGAGTGCCTGCTCAACCGGCTGCCCGACCTGGAGCTCGACAGGCCCTTCTCGGCGCTCGACTGGGTGCCCTCGCCGTGGAGCCGCGCGCTGGCCGCGTTGCCCGTGCGCTTCTCCCCACGGGCCGTCTCCACCGCCTCCGCCCCGTACGAGTCCGCCGCCCCGGCGGTGTCCCGGCCCACGCCCGGCCTCCAGCCGCCCGCGGCCGAGCCGGCCGCCTCCGCTTCCACCGGAGCCGGCGTCGATGACGAGTCCGGCCAGGGCAAAAAGCGCAAGGCGGGACTGTTCAGCCGCTTCGTGGCATGGACCAGGGGCGAGTGA
- a CDS encoding cytochrome P450, protein MGIAVLPQDLRRATVRVFSRLRTPQGQANPLPHYAELAASGPVSPAPWGGHLVTGFAECDQVLRDRQWCEPDRRWRERQGRGTRWAAPSSQEMSHALPNLNGPEHARIRRAADGFDRAAIGRLLPVITTATDRLLDTFHEQLRHGEADFAALVGEELPIATVGHWLGLPRADWPRLRELTHDQVFTQELLPTASQLARSDAATVELRTYFTDLVRARRARPGDDPVSQWIRTWDTLETDRDQADHQVYHLARFVLLAALETTATLLSQAVLHLVEHPLHWDAVAADPELVPGAVEESLRYDPPTHVISRVASHDMRLAGRHIREGEMAHLLIGAAHHDPHRHADPATYNPHRNPGGHLAFSGGVHYCLGAPLVRLEAQTLITQLTRRIPRPTLVRPPTWAPRVAFRRLLNLDLTLA, encoded by the coding sequence GTGGGAATCGCCGTACTGCCGCAGGATCTTCGCCGCGCCACCGTCAGAGTCTTCTCGCGCCTGCGCACCCCCCAGGGGCAGGCAAATCCACTCCCTCACTACGCCGAACTCGCTGCATCAGGACCGGTCAGCCCCGCACCCTGGGGCGGCCACCTGGTCACCGGGTTCGCCGAGTGCGACCAGGTCCTGCGCGACCGGCAGTGGTGCGAACCCGACCGGCGCTGGCGCGAGCGGCAGGGCCGGGGCACCCGCTGGGCCGCGCCGTCCTCGCAGGAGATGAGCCACGCCCTGCCCAACCTCAACGGGCCGGAACACGCCCGAATACGCCGGGCGGCCGACGGTTTCGACCGCGCCGCCATCGGCCGTCTCCTCCCCGTGATCACGACAGCCACCGACCGCCTCCTCGACACATTCCACGAACAACTCCGCCACGGGGAGGCCGACTTCGCAGCCCTGGTCGGCGAGGAGCTCCCCATCGCCACGGTCGGACACTGGCTGGGTTTACCCCGCGCCGACTGGCCCCGGCTGCGCGAGCTCACCCACGACCAGGTGTTCACCCAGGAACTCCTGCCGACCGCGAGCCAGCTCGCCCGCTCCGACGCCGCAACCGTGGAACTGCGCACGTACTTCACCGACCTCGTCCGCGCTCGCCGCGCCCGCCCGGGAGACGACCCCGTCTCGCAGTGGATCCGCACCTGGGACACCCTCGAAACCGACCGCGACCAGGCCGACCACCAGGTCTACCACCTGGCCCGCTTCGTCCTGCTGGCCGCGCTGGAGACCACCGCGACCCTGCTGTCCCAAGCGGTCCTCCACCTCGTCGAACACCCCCTGCACTGGGACGCGGTCGCCGCCGACCCCGAACTCGTCCCGGGCGCCGTGGAGGAGAGCCTGCGCTACGACCCACCCACCCACGTCATCAGCCGCGTCGCCTCCCACGACATGCGCCTGGCCGGCCGCCACATCCGCGAGGGCGAGATGGCCCACCTCCTGATCGGCGCCGCCCACCACGACCCGCACCGGCACGCCGACCCCGCCACCTACAACCCGCACCGAAACCCCGGGGGCCACCTCGCCTTCAGCGGCGGCGTCCACTACTGCCTCGGCGCCCCCCTGGTCCGCCTGGAAGCACAGACCCTCATCACCCAACTCACCCGCCGCATCCCCCGCCCCACCCTCGTACGCCCGCCCACCTGGGCGCCCCGCGTCGCCTTCCGCCGCCTCCTGAACCTGGACCTCACCCTCGCATGA